From the genome of Grus americana isolate bGruAme1 chromosome 4, bGruAme1.mat, whole genome shotgun sequence:
AAACtcttaattgttttttaatcCTCTCCTAATCCCATCAAATGATTCTTGGCTCTAATGTTGCAGGATTTGATGAATACCACCTCTGCACTTACCTTACCTGCAGCTTTCTACATAATTCAGACGCCACAAATAAATTTCccttcagctctgccctctccaCTTCGGAGAGTTCTGAAATTTGGCCTCTCTAAAGCAAGTGCTCCGTTCCCCAATGATTTCAGTTGTGCTCCTCTGTACTTCTATAACATCACCATGCTTTGCTCGAGGTGCAGAGACGAGATGGCACGCGCTCCTCCAGGTGTGGGTGCCCCAAGATTTCCTACAAAATCCTTGTTTCCGATGCCCTTCCTTGCGATGCTCCCTGTTTTCTCGgctttttggctgctgctgctgctcacggACCCACCAGAAAGCTCTGGGCAATGATTGCGGAACCTCTTCTGCATCATGAGGGCTGGTTCGGAGTTGAACATCGTGTAAACTTTTCACTAAGTTTGAGCATTCTTTGTCAGCCACTCGAGGTTAGCCATCTTTATTTCCTGCTTACATTTCACGTGCCATGTTTTTCAGGGCTTCCCTGCTTGCCTCATGATTTCCTCCTTAACTTTCTCATGTAGTCGTGCAGGGGGGAGGCTTAGGCCACGGTTTTCTATTTGCATCAGACATTTCACCTGGGCTTCTAGTCCAGTATTTTTTAAGCCTTCTGGGTGTTTGTAGACATCTTTTGAACTGCTCATTTAGGgttttctggcatttttgccCATTTTTGCATagactgttttcttaaaattgaGTATCGCTTTGCTTTATTTGtcttgctctttcttctgaCAGTGTTAAGCTTAATTATATTGTGGCTGCTACTATGGAGCAGCTCACCCACTAATAGCTTGAATTAGatcctctgtgctgctgaagaCTAAATTGagaatggtgttttgttttttttcttcttgtggttTCTACGGCCAGTTAAAGAAATCATTTATTGCATCCAGAAATGTTATCTCTACATTTCACCCTGATGAGGCATTGACCCAGCCTGTATGTAGGTGGCTGAGCCCTCCCACCACATGTCCTAAATGTGCAGCAGCTTCTCTAATCTCACTTAATGCAATTGTTGAAATGAATCAACACAGGGAAATGAGCAACCTGGCAGCTCGGCACAGCTAAGACTAACCTGCATGAGGTTTTCTAGATCAAGATCAGCACCTGTATTGCCTGCAAAGTGCCGTATGTTGATTTCTGGTATCGTGGTCTGtgcaagacatttttaaattaaaccctGACCTGGCAGTGAGTTCTCATGGGTAAAAAGAGCTGTACTGTTGAATTCCTCACCATCAGATTACAGCCTGATATGCGGCTGCAATTTAGGCTAGCTGAAGTTTTCAAATCATCTTGCAGACAGAGTGCATTGCGTCTTGCCGATGGGGAAGGAACAAAAGCCTTCAGTAGCTTCTTTCATAAGATGAAGCCATTTCAGTTCAGTCAGTTACTTGCACTAAAATCAGCTTCTCCTACAGAAGTATTTTGGAGGCTCGTCCCTCACAgtattgtttccttttaatttcataaatatcGGTGTTACTCATGTAAAAAATGCTCAAGTAAAAGCAAACTTTAAACACCTAGAAAACTCTCAAATTCTCCTGGCCTGAAAGCAATTCAGCTCTGTGACTGAAGTCCACAACCTAGATGAAAGAAgacacatctgaaaaaaagattgtCTATCTTTTGCCTGTCCAATTGTCTATCTGGATTGCTGCAAGTAATGCCTTCAGTTCCCTGCGTGATggttcctctccttccttccagacTCACACGCATATGATGTCCCACCTCCCTCATGGCCTTTCACAAAACCTATGTGCCCATCTGTTTAGCTGGGCAAGCAGGACTATATGCTCATTCTGTAGCTGGTTCGGAGCTacatgtgtgctggcactggtAGCCACCTCTAAAAAGAGTGAAGAGCTGAACTGGACCAGCCTTCGGTCATGGTCAGTGCAGGAaatgatttatttctctttctaccCAGACATGGAATTTTCCTGGAAGTTTTCACCACGGATTATCGCTGTAGCTTCCATCCTATCTCTGCTTTGTCAAATTTGGTGAAAATTAGCCTGAAGGTTGAAAAGTTAtcaaggaaaggaggaggggaacaGATGGACGAAAGAGGAGTTGACAGACAGCATGATCTCATAATCCCCGCTGGCATAGGAATTCAGGCTagaattgaaatattttaggtCAGAACATTGTGCACTTAAACTTCTCATTTTGAAAGAACAAGCCCGTAATGtgaaacaaattttcatttgttaGACCATTGATCGGCTTTTAGGGCAGAGATTAAACAACAGCCTTCCCCTACAAACACGTTACAAACCTATCTTCAAAATTTCTTACAGCCCCTTTCCCCACCCAGCCACAGCCCCCAGTGCTTCAGGGTTTGCTTTTGCAGCTCCTTATAGGTCAAGATTGTTTTActttgattcatttttttttcttggttgtgCTCAGtcaaaacataattaaaagcTTACCTTACCCTTTTTTTCCATGCTAGGAGCAGTTTTGCATCTGTGTCTGAGAACCAGAGACGTTGCTTAGATAGCATGTTGCCTTTACAAGGCATTTTATGGTGGATTCCAGCAGATTAAGACATAGACATTTTTGGAAGGATGTCTGCAAGCTCTGCACTATTCCATCGATGCCATGTTACATTTGTTCCACTGCAAAGTATGACATCGTTGTGCCTGATACCTCAGAGAGAAGCTATCAGTTACCCATTGGTCAAGGCTGTAAAAAACAGCCGAGGAGCGCAGTTGCCATCATCTAGGCATTGCAGCTGGCCTATATAAACCCTCCCACTGGGATACATCTGCCAGATAAAAAACTCTTATAAAAGTGTTTTGCTTAATATTGCTTTatagggttttggtttggtttgtgaaaaacaaaacaaaaccaaaaatgaagaGAGAAGACATGGAAATAAGTTTTGAGCTGATGAGCTGCAACAGTGCagaagctttttcattttgcatcatACTGCACATCTGCGcgtagcagcagcagctacagaTTGCTGGAGTACCAACCACTCTTTGGAAACACCCTGTCCTAAAAGGTAATTCATTGCTTTAAGCAAATTTATATTCTGAATTAAGCGCAGCTTTTGAAGTGCCATGTGAACTTTTCTTATAACCaagtcagaagacagaaatttggcaccagcttgctttctctcacAAGCACGTGTATCTTCTCTCCAGAAGAACAGCAGATTTCATTCTGGGACCTTGTATTCCCAGAAAAGCAGGTCAAAGTGATTagttttcttcagctttcttgGATTCAATGCCATAAATATAAAAGAAGCGCCTACACGTTTGGGCCAACACTACTAACGTATTAAGGCATATGATGCACaaggttggttttggttttttttccctaggaaaTTCTTTGTTTACTCTTCTGTAAGACTGTCCTATATTGGATTAAAAACCTGAGCGGGGCTGATCAGCTGGGCTGTTTGcaaatgggttttgtttgtaaGAAACTGAACCTTTGTGTGGGAACATACACCAGAACTCAGCAGGGGCCTCAGTGGGGTCTGTGAAGGACCAGCCTGATCCTTCTTGcttccttgctctgctccttCTCTCCCATCAGattccagccagctcctcccCAGTGGGGCAGCGGTTCCTTTGCACAGCAGTGACACAGCAGAACAAGcttttgggagggagggaggcttTTATAGACCTGCGTCCTCAGCCTGGGGAGTGGAAAATCATAGTGGGCAAAAGGGAATCAGCCTCCTACCAGCAGCAATCCAAACACAGCTCTTCTGGCAGCAGGAATACCCACCCTCCACTCCTCTTCTGTCCACCACACCATAATCCTACCGTTCTTGCCACGCCATGGTCCTTAAAAACACTAGGTAATTCACAGTCTCTAGAATAACAATAACTGAGAACTTTGCCATTGAAACCACTTTAAATTACCTCTTTTAGAGCAAGCTGATGGTTATTTCATCATGAATTTAATTACAGTTTAAGgctcttttccatttaaataggctttgacaaaacattttcatcCTGATAGGCAAGGCAAGCTTCTGgactttaatattaatattaaatttgAAACATCCATCACTAGCAAAATGAGGaaacttacttttcttttaaacaaatgatAAGACATTACAAATATCAGGAAAGAAGCTGTACAGGTCATAAACTGTACAGGATTGACAAAAATAGTGCCACCACATTTGTCATAATTCTGTTACCCCATGCAAATCTTTCTTGAGCTGAAAAATGTGGTGCTGTCCCAAAATATATCACTGCTAAATGTTTATTATAGCTTTTGTCCTCTTGGAGATACAATAAGCTAGTGATGTGCTGGATTGTATTTTATACTTATTCTGTGATAGTGGTCATTTCAAAGAaagctttgattaaaaaaatagtttactATGCTGTGCACATGAGTATTTTTACTGATTCAGCAGGTCAGCTTATTTGAATCAAACATAAACATATTGGCAAACTACTCGCCATGATTTCGGCTACAAACTactaattctgtattttaaagacatCGCTGTATTTAAATGCAACATGCTtgacaaacaaacaagaaccAGCGGATGTCACACACTACAGCTGAGAGTATAACAATGCAATTTGCAGAAGCTTTTCAGTTCTGTCCCTCCTCTCATCTCCTAGTAACaaactaaaatgcttttttttgcctGGCTGTACATCACTTGCGATGTGACTTTCATATTCGACAAAATACCCAAGCAGGACTTGTACACTCCCTTTTAATGCCGTTTTTTTCCTATCATCTTGTGCAGAGCTGGAGTGATTTCAAGTATAATTACTTAGAACAGACACTAATGCATTTCAGTTTGCACTTTGTTTTACAGGTTGATTTGTCTTCAGAAATGTAATAGTGGAAATTTATACAACACCCGTGGTTAGAGACAAATAACTTTAATGACTATTGGGGTTGCATTGGGCCAATATATGTAAAAGaactttaatttaaatagcACTCCAACCTTCATACCATACTATTAATATGAATTGCTAAAACTCAGTGAGCTCCTTGTGAAATAGTCGCTAAGCCTATATGAAAAGatttgcaaagagaagaaacGCTATACACAAACCCCAAAtgatgaaaaattttaaaaacctgaaaaaccacaacaaaaaggTATAAGAAGTTGTGTTTACATTATGACGAGATAATGATACAACACAATAGTCTGTGCACTACAGAACGTAGCAAGCACCATGTACGTGCATACAAATGAATCTGTACAGTGTAATACATCTCACGGACACGAACCACTCGCTAACAACACCTTTAGGTAACAATTTGACCCGTAAACAGCAGAAGGCTCTGTCAGTGCTTCGCATGCACCAAAATGTCATCACTTAAAAATCCATATCGCACAGACCCTTTCAATGACATAAATCATGTGTAACCACATTTTAATGCCTCTCGTGCAAAATGGAAGGAAGACATTCTGAAACTGGCTCTGCATTGCCAACAGGCGAGTCCCTGGCTGGCCGTGCCTCCCCGGGAACCCTCTGCTCAGCTTAGTTTACAACACTGCAGATAGAAACAACAGCCGTGGTGACCAAATGGTTTctgatattttctgtttcatgtatCCCCTGTGTTTTAGTTCTAGGTAGTTACACAACATTCTTGGACATTTCTTTTGCAGCTACCAATTAACAACAGTGCATTTAGTTGGTATTAGTATAAGTATGGCTCTTCCTTAAAAGTAGCTAAAGGGATTAGATTGTCCTTCCACCAACTTTGGAAAGTGCAAGTTAGTGGATTAAATATCAACACTGTCACTGGCTCGTACAACACACAAACCCAATGGCCTCTAgtagtaaaaaaaccaaccccccccccagatttCTGAAACAGTATTTAGTTTTGCAGACATTCCATTATCAACACCATCATAAAATAGAAGTGtataaaattaatattcctTGATTAAAAGCTGTGATGATGtggttcttttaaaaaatgcgTTTCTTTTCCACAGGGCTGATCTGCGAGGATGATAAAATTCACCAATAATTACCAGTCTGGTATAAATTTGGTAAAATGGTGAAAGAGATCACCTGTCACAGCAGCAGACCGTGCTGTAAATACCtccaagaaaagcagaagtacaTCCTGCGGCTGAACACACCCCGGGGCTTGGAGCAGGAGCAGGTCTGCAGGCTGAACTCATGCGCACACAACTTCACCTCTTTCTGTTCCCCAGTTCTCTTCTGGCATTTACATTCATCCACTGAAATGGGTTATGCAAAGTGCACAGTAGGATGCTCAGAATACCGGTATTTATCACAGTAATTTATTTGTAGatcaagaactttttttttttacaaaatgatGATAGGCTGTGTGTGGTATAGCTGAACCCATAACTCCTCAATGTCAACACAAATCACCGTTCAAGGTCAGTAAAAGTCTTAATTCTTTAAGTTGGATGTAAATTGTATTAGacttcaattctttttttttttccactccaaCTCTTACATTAAGAAATTAGTACTTAGGATAGAAACTCGTCTGTAAACACCAGCTGTAAAACTGTCCTTCTGATGGATTTTTGGGGGCCTTTTACTTCTGCTTCCACCTGATGGACCTCACTCTGAACTGAGTTTGGTTTTGCAGAGGACAAGACAGGATCCAGGTTCTGGGTAGCAATGTGTTGTGGAGTTTCTACTGGCCAAACCCTGCTCTTTTCAGAAGATAAATAAACAAGCTGCAATGGGCCAGGGCGTACGTGCTGAGCGGAGAGGATGGGCGTGAAGAAGGATGCAGCCTCTGAACTGCAGTGGAGAATCTGCAGAAAAAGCTAATGATTTCAGGCTGGTTTATTTATGCCTCTCTCCTGTGATGGCAGAGAGTACACTCACAGAGCTAGAGGAAGAGCTAACCCAGGAGCAAGGAGGAGGCGTACATCCTCCCGACACCTGCGTGCCGCAAGGGAAaacccttcctttcctctcccaccaGGAAACAGGCCAAACCTCTACATCTCCATAAAAAGAACTTTGTGATGACTTCATCTCGCCAGAGCGTTTTCCACAGAGGAAAAGACCTAGCAGCTCTGTAACCTTGTCCGCATTCCTTTTCCCGTGGGGCAACTGCAGAGAAGATAGGTTAACCCAGCAGTGGTATCTCCTCACCGGCTAAAAGCACAGTCATGACACAATGGCAGAGCTGCCAAGGCAGTGATAGCATTTAATTTGGCAGCAAGCACTATGCTTTTTGCAGTCACATTGTGATTACAGATACAGTTGCATGCGCGCACATGGATGCAcgtgtgcacgcacacacatggAGCATGCACACAAATAcccagcttaaaaaaattaagaaaactaGAGCACGCTTTGCATCCCAAGGTGCAAAGCAGCAGGTGGATGATGTCCCTACAGGAATGCCGGAGCCCAGATTGCTGTGGCGGGtgggccggggcagggctggacagcagcactgctcggagggctggcagctgccaaACACCTGAAACACTTGTGCCGTTGCCTTCCGCTGGGCCGCTGCTGTCCGAGCTGCAGAAAATGGGGCTCTGCCTGAAAATACCACCTTAAATTGGGCTGTGCTTGAGGGAGAATGACACAGGCAGTATGGTGTCATTTTTCTTTACCGGTGCAATAGCCCCCAGCTGTAAtaactgaaaaagtaaaaacaaataaacccttTTTATTTCCACTCAAGATTATTCGagtaatttttattgaaaatataagATCTACAAAGCCATGGATACCCAGCGTGGAAGAACTCATTAAGTTAGCACATtcatctttaaaaggaaaatttcaggtCGACCTAAGGTACAATAATGTTCAATTTAAAATCTcgtttttccttctgtaagtTTCAAATCTCTTTTCATTAGGAGGTTCTGTGCAAGAGCTGCTTGTCATGAAAGGAAACACTTTACAATTCATGAATGTGTTCATTATATAATAAATGAACAGCAACAATAtactagcctttttttttttcctgttaacaGTCGTGTGTTAAagtaaactcttttttttttttttccatgatttgGAAATTAGTTACATATGCACCAGAGGAGCTAGTAATTTCTGCTGCTTGTCAGCTACACACAATGAGTATATTGCTGTGTGCTTTCCCCAACGAGGATTTTAGTAATATGCAAGGTGTATAGAACATAATACCAAAACCTGCATCACAGAAAAGGTTAATTGTTTTCTTATTCAGCTGCCAGAGTTTATAACCTTAGGCCCCTCCCCAGAGCCAAAGTAGGGGCGGCCGTCCATTAGGTTATGTAAATTAAACATATATGTTTTCCTTGTTGGCAAGTTCCAAGCAGTAAGCGAGAGTGCAAACAAGGATCTGTAAGCTGCCACAAAATGTATTCATATTTCTACTCCGTGTTGTAAGAGCCAAAGGGAGGACACGTATGTCAGATGTTGAAAGAACAACTGAATCTTTGTTTTTGATCATTATGGTCAGTCTGTCATGAGGTCTTGTATCTGAATGCTAAAAATGGCACCACATTCGGACATCCCATAGACTTACACAGTATGTTTGCATTTCCCTAGCCACCGAGCGCTGGTCTCACAGAGACCCTGACTTTATAAGCTAACAAAATACAGATTCGGGTGCTGAAGAACCCAAGGGAGGGCTTATACAAAGACAATTAACCCTCGCACCAAAACCTAATTTTATGATTTTACTTAAAGCCACACTGAATCAGTTGTGAGAGGGTGAAGATATAAATACACCTCTCTGCTTCATCCATAAGAAGGTCGACAACTGACCATTCGGAGAGCGGGTCTGGAAACAAAGCTTAGTTGTCCTTTAAACAATGAAAAGGAGAGGCATACATAAATGGTCACCAAGGCACAATATGACAAAGGTGAAGAGTCCCTGAGACTCTGGTCTGGGTCTGTACCATTCCCCTCCCTATACAAGTAAATGAGAACATTTAGGAAAATATAATACAAAATCTCTTACAGGAAATATAGACTACACTTGCTAAAATCACTTCCCTAAAAGTGtttatagcttttttcttttttttctttttttttttcttctttttttttttttaaaagaccttCTTTAAACAGATAATGCAAAGACTggtccatttttttcttacccGGCAAGCCAAGCTCTAATGACTTCACTAAGCAGAAGTTGTattaaaatacatcttcatAGTATTGCTACAATTTGGGTAAATATGTTCTGAACAGCTTGATGAGTACTAAATAAACTttgctgttttacagcatacatttttatttttttgcacttttttaagaatagaaaatgcaattatagtgtgcaaaagaaaaaaagattaattattttctagCTGAATACTGTAATTTTAAGCCATGCCTTCCATAAAAATGTATTGACATGtgtaaatagaagaaaagaaaaaaaaatgcaagcaaacaGAGATTTCATTTCCTTGCAAGGAAAAATTAACTATCACAAACTGGATCACTTGAGTTCTGTATTCTTcagacaaagaaatgaaaaaaatcaacccaaaaaaacccactgaaatgCTTCAAATGTCATCCATTCCACGATAACAGGTTAAAACTGCAGTGTTGCTCTCTACTACTCCTGTTAACATGGAGAGAATGATTTGCTGCTGGTTGGATATTGAatacaaaagaagcaaaagaaagttGAGATCATCCCACATGAAGTCATTATTAGAGCTGGCTTTTCCCCCGTTTTGAAGTACAGTAGTGACTTGTAAAGATGACCTTTTCTAAAGGTCATCTGAGATTTGAAGATTTATCTGCCTGCTTCACCCAAACAACTGCGGAAAGAATTTATTCTACAGAGCCCGCTATAtatgttttggggtgtttttttcatgaaaaaataccacaaaaaagtAGTTTTAGGTTTTTGTATCTCCGAATCACTAACACATTGTAGATAGCATTTATTCTTCCGTGTTTGAAAATGGTCTctgcaaaaatcaaaataactgTCAAACTCCCTTACGCCATGCTTCCAACAGTTTGAATTTAATACTTGTCGAATGGAATgacatcatttattttctttaatttgcagTATGGCTACATCAAGCTAGCTTTAAGTCACAACTGTACCTAACCACAGTTCTCTGCAGCAAACCCATGATTTACAATATCTAATATTGTGGTTACAGTGCAGGGAACCGTGGGTAAGAAACCTCCATGTCAGAGTACTGTGGTTGGGGTTTCCCGGAAGAGTGGCAGTTGACACCTCTGGAATATTCATATATAAGTGCTTCAGTCAGATGGTCCTGAGTCGAAGGGGTAACTCAGGCACTATGAGAGCCTGGCATTCAGTCTGCGGGAATGTGTGTAACCTCCGTCACTCGAACCGCTTTGCAAACTGTAGTGGTCTTCAGCATCACTGGCACTTCCAATACTGTCCATTTCACCCGGAGTAAACTCCATTCCTTCAATGTCTACTTCTAAAGGAAAGATAAGAAGGCACATTTTGAGAAAGGCAGCGGTTGTAGCAAGTAATCATGGGCCAGTGTTGCCTATGTCAATCAATGTTCAGGTGAAACCTGAATCATActacattttctgtaatttttaaaaaaaaaaaaaaaaggaacagtaaTTCCTGAGGAAAGGATCATCTTGTCCACCTGAGAATTAAAATCCCTTCTGTCCTCAGCCACATAAACACACTGCATGACATCAGTACCAAATGCTGTCACAGAACTGTTCCAACCTGCGCACAAGACactgatcttaaaaaaaaaaaaacaaaaaaacagccCTCGGAGGCCACAATACTGCAGCACCGTTCCTGGTAATTCCAACCTATACAGGTGCCGGCTAGTAGCGACCGTGGAGCAGCCATCTGTCCACCGGTAACTGCACCGTGACTGACAACTCATCTCCCATCGGCCCTGGAAAAGTCAGCCTGTGCGAGCATTCAGGCACAGAAAAACTTCAAGTGAGAAAGCAAGAAATGGTGACAGGCAGCTTGAAGAGCTCTGTCCTAAATGAGAACCAAATGCAGAGAACACTTGGTGATCATTACATGGAAATATCTTAAAATTTCACAATAAatgatgtggaattaatttattcacagaaatgaatgaagaccaataagatttttttttttccccccaagaagaaaatattatgcCAGCCTTACCAATAAATACACTAACACTTCGGAACATTAAATGGTAATTGTTCAAAAAACTGGCAAAAATGTGCAGTATAAATAgccttaaaaatacatgcagtaTTAATAGCTTCAAAATTGAttagaaaaaagagaattttcaaAGAATGTAAAAAAGATGCAGTAGGTTTTTATTCTGCAAATCACATAATGGAACAATTTTGTCTGGGTTTTGTTGAAAGCttgattttagttttaaataagGTTTTCTTGCTTCCCtacttcccttttccttcctgctcccgCAACACCCCTTGGGAAGCCCTCCTTCAATTACCTTGTTCAGAGTCAGTGGATATTGTTGATCCCATACTGTCAGTGCGGATACGCTCCATGCCCTGCACGGATAGCTGCTCCAATCTGCGTTTGAGGTAGCGGTGTTCCCGCTGTAATTGTTCTTTAATATTTAGAGCTTTTCGGTCCTGTTCTTCCAATTTCTTAAACGGAGAGAAAGACAGTAAGCCCACAGTTTTTACTCATGTTAAAACATAAGTAACTTAAGTTCTCCTTATAacagtaattttaaagcaatttaaatattttaatttaaattttaaattttaaattttgaactTTTTGTTCCCATTCTGTAGAGGTCAGTACAATTTAAGCAGGCTAGGCCAGACCCGAATTTATTTCACAATAAGATACACGGATacagggcaggggggagaatAAATCCCTCAGAGGCTCTTTTGCCACTAGCAGACATTCCTCAGCTAAAGCCGAACTGTTGTTGCCTTGGTTGTGGGgaatatttaagtaattttttcagGCAAAACTGGCATCATCTTTGATAACTAGAGCACTGCTCAGGTTTCAGTCAGAACGTAACGCCTCTTTAGGTGAAAAAAGAGACTTAGCACCATAAAGGAACCACTGCCAGCCTCCTGAGTGCTCTCCCTCCTACCGCAGGCCATGGAAatttttaccatttaaaaaGCTTCATTTACACTAAGCAGTGTTAATTATATACAGTAGGATGATTTTACTAACAATTCCctttattcttgctttttttttccccttgaactTCTGCAGAGCAAATATGGTAATTCTTTGATAACCTCCTACAAAATCAGTGGTATTAATCCAAAACTTCTCAGCAAACAGCCTGGGAAGTGGATCCTTCCATGCATGTACCTAAAATCTCCCCTCTGCTTGACTAAAAGAAGGTATtgattttggaaataaaaaaaatagctcaGTAAAATGTGCTGCACTGTCGGTCCAAATGCAGTAACAGACACAGGATCTTTTCAGATTTCAGCTGAACCCTCTTCCAAATCCCTgatagccatttaaaaaaaattgactaTATAATTAGGGAAGAAAGTGTAATGAGTATGATGGGATCAAAAGCAGCAAGGACACACAAATCAAAACAccttaaattattaaaaaaaaaaatctgattaagCAAATTACAGGTTGCAGCAGTAAAAGCGCTTATAGGAAAGACCAAATTTCTCTGTGAGCTGTGTTTACACAACCACTGAGATTGAGGAGATGTGCAGGGAGTGAATACAGCTGCTGACGATTCCTCCCTAACATCTGAATGAACCTGTGCTTGTTTCTCTGAGGAGAGCAGGGTGGGACAGTGCACAGCAAACCACAAGCAACACGATTTCAGAGATTTTGCTGTTCCAGTGCAAGCCTAAAAGCAAAAGTAttcatctttgaaaaaataactgaCGCTATTGAACTGGGCGGTTTCCTGGCTTAATGAAATGTAACTTCTGCAGCCTCGTGTTAAGCCTCCTCCCAGGCAATACACTATGTAGATACGCCTCATATGTGGATACACAATGTTATAATAAGACAACGGGTTGGTATATCCATGTACAGAACAAACCAAATGTGCCTGATTGATcagatttccttttcctgtatttttgtgGCTGTAATCCTGAACTCTAACAACTATTTTAGGAACAAACTCAGT
Proteins encoded in this window:
- the MXD4 gene encoding max dimerization protein 4 isoform X3; this translates as MELNSLLILLEAAEYLERRDRAEHGYASVLPFDSDYSRKKTKAGTMARKSQNNRSSHNELEKHRRAKLRLYLEQLKQLVPLGPDSTRHTTLSLLKRAKMHIKKLEEQDRKALNIKEQLQREHRYLKRRLEQLSVQGMERIRTDSMGSTISTDSEQEVDIEGMEFTPGEMDSIGSASDAEDHYSLQSGSSDGGYTHSRRLNARLS
- the MXD4 gene encoding max dimerization protein 4 isoform X2, which gives rise to MELNSLLILLEAAEYLERRDREAEHGYASVLPFDSDYSRKKTKAGTMARKSQNNRSSHNELEKHRRAKLRLYLEQLKQLVPLGPDSTRHTTLSLLKRAKMHIKKLEEQDRKALNIKEQLQREHRYLKRRLEQLSVQGMERIRTDSMGSTISTDSEQEVDIEGMEFTPGEMDSIGSASDAEDHYSLQSGSSDGGYTHSRRLNARLS